The following coding sequences lie in one Delphinus delphis chromosome 9, mDelDel1.2, whole genome shotgun sequence genomic window:
- the LOC132430569 gene encoding LOW QUALITY PROTEIN: olfactory receptor 2A1/2A42 (The sequence of the model RefSeq protein was modified relative to this genomic sequence to represent the inferred CDS: inserted 1 base in 1 codon; deleted 1 base in 1 codon; substituted 1 base at 1 genomic stop codon), giving the protein MGGNQTVVTEFILLGFCLGPRIQILLFELFCLSYTFTLLENRVILGLISLDSRLHXYFFLSHLAIIDIAYACNTVPQMLRDLPSPAKPISFAGCMTQTFLFLTFAYAECLLLAVLSYEQYVAICHPPPQYSVIVSWSICITLVVISWAGGSLLALVHVGLVLRLLFCGLHEINHFFXEILSVLKLACADTWLNQVVIFVASVFVLVGPLCLVLVSSTRILVAILRMQSGEGRRKAFSTCCSHLCVIGLFFGSAIVMHTAPKSSHLAEDPFPVLQFFQPMLNPLIYSLRNTEVKGALQRALFKESHFQLE; this is encoded by the exons ATGGGGGGAAATCAGACAGTGGTTACAGAATTCATTCTCCTGGGATTTTGTCTTGGCCCAAGGATTCAGATACttctctttgagctcttctgcctGTCTTACACCTTCACCCTGCTGGAAAACAGGGTCatcctggggctcatctcactgGACTCCAGACTGC TGTACTTCTTCCTCTCACACCTGGCCATCATTGACATAGCGTATGCCTGCAACACGGTGCCCCAGATGCTCCGAGACCTCCCGAGTCCAGCCAAGCCCATCTCCTTTGCTGGCTGCATGACACAgacctttctctttttgacttttgCTTACGCCGAGTGTCTTCTCCTGGCGGTATTGTCCTATGAGCAGTATGTGGCCAtctgccac ccccccccccaatattCTGTCATTGTAAGCTGGAGCATCTGCATCACCCTGGTGGTGATTTCCTGGGCAGGTGGCTCCCTCCTGGCCCTGGTTCACGTGGGCCTCGTCCTGAGACTGCTCTTCTGTGGGCTTCATGAAATCAACCACTTCTTCTGAGAAATCCTGTCTGTCCTCAAACTGGCATGTGCTGATACCTGGCTCAACCAAGTTGTCATCTTTGTTGCTTCTGTGTTTGTCTTAGTTGGGCCCCTCTGCTTGGTGCTGGTCTCCTCCACACGCATCCTGGTTGCCATCCTGAGGATGCAGTCGGGTGAGGGCCGCAGAAAGGCCTTCTCCACCTGCTGCTCCCACCTCTGCGTGATCGGGCTCTTCTTTGGCAGTGCCATCGTCATGCACACGGCCCCCAAATCCAGCCACCTGGCAGAAGATCCTTTtcctgttttacagttttttcaacCTATGCTGAACCCACTGATCTATAGCCTGAGGAACACAGAGGTCAAGGGTGCCCTGCAGAGAGCACTGTTCAAGGAAAGTCATTTCCAGTTggagtga